GCGTGCCGCCATGGGCCACCACGCCGAGGATGCCGCGCCGCTCCACCACGGCCGCCAGGTTACCTACCAGCGGCGCGATGCGCTGGCACGGTTCGCAGTACATGGTGAGGCGGATTTCAGCATCGCCAATGACGATGGCGCTGCCGGGGCGGAAGTCTGCGGGCGCGGCGCCCGTGATCACCAGGTTTTCGTACAGCGCGCCCGGCGCCACCGCCAGCGCGTCGAGTTGCGCCGCCAGCGTGACCAGCACCTGGCGCGGGCTCAGTTTGTGGGCGTGGATGTCGCCGGCGATGCCCACGCCTGTGGTCAGCGTGATGGCGCTTTGCTCCACGACCGGCTGGTGGCGTGCGGGCTTGAGGAACAGGTGGGCGATGGTGATCGGCATGTGAAGTTTTCGCGGATACAAAAAAAGGTTACGCGCATGAAGCGGGTAACCTTGATCCGGTGTTGCTTGTCTTGCTGCTTGAATTCGGTGGTAGGCCGTGCGGGATTCGAACCTGCGACCAACGGATTAAAAGTCCGCTGCTCTACCAGCTGAGCTAACGACCCCCGAAAGAGGCCGTATTATATACAGCTCCCCAGCTGGTGCCAAGGGTTATTTTAAGGCGCTTGTTTTGCCGCGCCCCGGGACGTCAGCGCCGCCGTTGCCTTCAGCACCTCGTCCGCCGTCGTCGCCCCTTCGGCGATCTTGAGCGCGCCGGCGATGCGCAGCGGCTTCATGCCGTCGGCAACGGCCTGGCGCCTCAGTGCGTGGACGTCGGTTTCTTCGCGTATCTGTTCGCCGAATTGTTCGGTCACCGTCAGCAGTTCGTACAGGCCGGTGCGGCCACGGTAGCCGGTTTGCCGGCATTCGGCGCAGCCCACGGCGCGGTAGATGGCGGCCGGCTTGGGCATGTGCCAGGCGCCGCCCAGGCTGTGCCACAGGTCGTCGGCCAGTTCGCCGTCGGGCGCCTTGCAGTGGTCGCACAGCGTGCGCACCAGGCGCTGCGCCATGATGCCGATCAGCGTCGCTTCCAGCAGGTAGTAGGGCACGCCCAGTTCCAGCAGCCGCATCACGGCCGACGGCGCGTCGTTGGTGTGCAGCGTGGACAGCACCAGGTGGCCGGTCAGCGCGGCCTGGATCGCCATTTCGGCCGTGGCCAGGTCGCGGATCTCGCCGACCATGATGATGTCGGGGTCTTGCCGCATCAGCGCGCGCACGCCGTCGGCAAACGTCAGGTCGATGGCGGGATGCACCTGCATCTGGTTGAAGGCCGGTTCCACCATCTCGATCGGGTCTTCGACCGTGCACACGTTGACTTCGGACGTGGCCAGCGCCTTGAGCGTGGTGTACAGGGTGGTCGTCTTGCCCGAGCCGGTGGGGCCGGTCACCAGGATGATGCCGTGCGGACGGCGCGTGAGGCTGTCCCAGCGCGCGGCGTCGTCCACCGGGAAGCCCAGCTCCGGCAGGGTTTTCACCACCACGTCGGGATCGAAAATACGCATCACCAGTTTTTCGCCGAACGCGGTGGGCAACGTGGACAGGCGCAGCTCCACTTCCTGGCCGCCGGCGGTGCGGGTCTTGATGCGGCCGTCCTGCGGGCGGCGTTTTTCGATCACGTCCATGCGACCGAGCAGCTTGATGCGCGCGGTCATGGCGATCATCACCACCGCCGGCACCTGGTACACCTGGTGCAGCACGCCGTCGATGCGGAAACGGATCGACGCCATGTCGCGCTTGGGTTCGAGGTGAATGTCGGAGGCGCGCTGCTCGAACGCGTACTGCCACAGCCAGTCGACGATGTTGATCACGTGCTGGTCGTTGGCATCGACCTGTTTGCTGGCCTTGCCCAGTTCCACCAGTTGCTCGAAGTTGTTGCGCAGCGCCAGTTCGTTGCTGTTGCTCTTGTTGGCCTTCTTGATCGACTTGGCCAGGCTGAAGAACTGCGTGGTGTATTGGGCGATATCGAGCGGATTGGCGATCACGCGGCGGATCGCCCGGCGCGACAGCCGCGCGATTTCCGCTTCCCACTCGGTGGCGTTGGGGTCCGAGGTGGCCACCACCAGCATGTCCGGCGTCAGTTCGACGGGCAGGATGTGGAAGCGCGCTGCATAGCTGGCGGACATGACGTCGGCCACCTTGGTGAAATCGATCTTGAGCGGGTCGATGCGGATGAAGGGCAACTGGTGACGGTGCGCCATCCACTCGCACAGCGCGTCGAGCGTGAGCAGCTTGTGCGGCGGCTGGGCCGAGAGCAGCTTGCCATGCGCCACCGCGCACAGCGGGTGCATGGGACTGTTCTTCATGATGGCCTGGCTGTGGGCGTAGAGCGTATTGACCTCGCTCTTGCGCACCATGCCGTCGGCCAGCAGCCAGTTATAGATGTCTTGCAGATCGAGCGGTGCGGCCATGCGAAGCTCCCACTGTCTCGGCGCCGGACCGTTCCGGCGCCGCTGCTGCTTGTTGCTTGTTGCGCTACTTGGTCAGGCTGGCCGCAATGCCCTTGACCCACGACTTGGCCGGCAGCTTGGTGTCGGCCAGGATCTGCGCGGCGCGCGCGGTGAGCGCCTCGAGGTCGATGGCGCGCTGGCGCTTGAAGGCGATCGCCACGACGTTGCCATCATGGACCTCCGGCAGGCAAATCACTTGCGCGAACGCGAACTTGATGGCCTTGATGTTGCGCGCATAGCTCGGATGGTCGCCGAACAGGTTCACCGTCATGATGCCATCATCGGTCAGGCAGCGGTTGCACGCCTGGTAGAACTCGGCGCTGTCGAGCACCGGGCCGCGCGCGGTGGCGTCGTACAGGTCCACTTGCAGGGCGTCGATGGTGCCGGCGTTGGCCTCGTCGTTGACGAAATCGAGCGCATCCATTTCCAGCACGCGCAAGCGGGCGTCGTTCGGCGGCAGCTTGAACATCGACTCGCAAATGGCGATCACCGATGGATTGAGTTCCACCGCCGTAATCGTCGCATCCGGGAAAGTGGTATAGCTGAACTTGGTAAGGGTGGCCGTACCGAGGCCCAGTTGGGCCAGGTGGCGCGGCTGTTCCTGCCACAGCATGGCAGCCATCATCTGCTGCGCGTATTCGAGTTCGGGCCAGTTCGGCTTGCGGATACGCATCGCGCCTTGCACCCATTCCGTGCCGAAATGCAGATAACGCACGCCATCCTGCTCGGACAGCGTGACCGGCGCAAACTTGGGCTTGCGTGCCGGGCGGGAGGATTCTTCTTTTTCGATGGATTTACGTTTGATCAGCATTGGGCAGGTTGAAGGCGGGAATGAACCGGCATTATCCCGCGTGGGCAAGGCCAGCGGCAAGCCGTAAACGATAATGCCGGCCTCGCGGGCCGGCATTATCTCAGCATCGAACAACGCTTGGTGAACGATTAGCGCTGCATCGGCTCGATCGCCACGCGCAGGCGCAGGCGTTCGCCGGGATCGTACGACATGACGTCGGTATAGTTGCGGCCGCGATACTCGTAGGTGACCTGGTAGCCGGAAGTGCGCGATTCCCAATGATCGACCGTGCGGCACTGCTTGACTTGCTGTTCCTGGTAGCCACCGCTGTTGGGGACGTTCGAGTTCTCGGTACGGTCGCCGATCACGGCGCCAGCGATGGCGCCAGCAGCAGTGGCTGCCGAGCGGCCGCTGCCGCCGCCCACCTGGTTACCGGCCAGGCCGCCGATCAGGCCGCCAATGATGGCGCCGCCGACGCCGCGCTGTGGTGGCGGTTGCTGAACTTGCACATATTCGGTACGGCATTCCTGGCGCGGACGGTTGATTTGCTCGACCTGCGGCGTTACGCGCACCACGCGGCCGTAATCTTCGAAATCGGCAGCGCTGGCAACTTGTGCGAACGGCAGGGCGCTGACGCAAAGGGCTGCCGCGATCAATTTGGTGTGCAGGCTCATGTTTGATACCTCGTGTTGTTTGACTGTCGGGGGTGCGTGTCAGGTAGTCTGAGACGCGTGATTGTATGGTAGTCCGGTTGGCGCTTCAGGGCCAGTGGTCAACTGGTATCTGTGGCAACAAATTGTAACAGCGGGACAGAAACACCGCTGCAGGGGAATGGGCCGGGAATGTGCTCATTTCGTCTTAAAACCCCGTCAGAATGTTCCAGTTTTAACAAATATTGCGCAACGAATCAACTTCGTGTTGATCTGGGAGGAACAACACGTTACCCTAATAAGCGTATGGGATTCAAAAACATGCTGAATCGACCACGGTTGGCACCGACCTGCCGGCCGTGTTAAGTGGACAGGTGCTCAAATTATTTATTCATTAATTCACAAGATAGGCACTCTCGACAACAAAGTGGACACACCGTACATGCCTGGTCAGATCGAGGGAAACGAGACATTGTTGATGACCGTGCCGGCCAACCTGGTGCAGTCGATCCGCGCCTTCCGCGTGGTCGAATTGCAGGAGGAAGCGGCGCGCCTCGGCCATCACTTCCTGTATGCGCACCCGCTCGCCGGTGCCACCAAGCAGCAGGTGCTGGGCCTGATCGCCGAATCGTTCCAGTTTCCCAAGGGCATAGGCAAGAATTTCGACGGTCTGCGCGAAACGCTGACCACCACCATGGCCGCTGCCGGCCACCAGGAAGGTTTCCTGGTCGTGCTTGAACAATTGCCGAATGCCCAGAAATTTGACAAGGAAGCACGGGAAACCCTGCTTGACGTCTTCCGCGATGCTGCCGATTATTGGGCCGAAAAGCAGGTCCCGTTCCGCGTGTTCTACTCGTTCGAATAGGCCGCAAACCATCCCCAGCTGCCACTGATGCGCCGGGGCTGATCCCTGCTGCGCTGCAACATAATCGTCGTCAATCGCGGCATTTTCTGGTCCGCTTGGTGTGGACAAGGTACAATGTCGGCCTATGAAAAACATCGTCATCCTTATTTCAGGTCGCGGAAGCAACATGGAAGCGATCGTGCGTGCGGCCCAGGCCGAGCGTTGGCCGGCCCGCATTGCCGCCGTGATCAGCAACCGTGCCGACGCTGGCGGGCTCGAATTTGCCGCCGCGCATGGCATCGCTACTGCCGTGGTCTCGAACAAGGATTACGTCAGCCGCGAAGCGTTCGACGCCGCCCTGCAAACCGTCATCGATGGCTACGCGCCCGACCTGGTGGTGCTGGCCGGCTTCATGCGCATCCTGACGCCGGGCTTCGTGGACCATTACGCGGGCCGCATGCTCAATATCCACCCGTCGCTGCTGCCGCTGTTCCCGGGCCTGCACACCCATGCGCAGGCGCTGGCGGCTGGCGTGACCGAACACGGCGCGACCGTGCATTTTGTCACTGCCGAGCTCGATCATGGTCCGGCCGTCGCGCAAGCGCGGGTACCGGTATTGCCCGGCGATACGCCCGACACCCTGTCGGCGCGGGTGCTGGTACAGGAACACACGCTTTACCCGCAGGCCGTGCGCGATTTCGTGGATGGCAAGCTGACGATGGCGCAAGAACATACCCAGGTCCTCGAACACTGATCGCAGACCGCTGAAACACAGCAGAAATATTAACCAAGGATTTCCATGAGATTGCCTCCAGCGATACTCGCCAACGCCGAAGAAGTGTTGCGCGAGATTTTGCGCTTTGCCGCGCCAGCCGATACCACCCTGTCGCGCTATTTCAAAGACCACCCGCGCCTGGGCGGCCGCGAACGCGGCGCCGTTGCCGAGTGCGTGTACAACGTGCTGCGCAACAAATCGTTTTATACCGATTTCTCCGAAGCAGGCGGCGGCGCCACCATGCGTCGCCTGACCCTGCTGGGTATGGCCGATGCAGTCGGTGTCGAGTCGCTCGGTGGCCTGACCGACGATGAAGTGCAGTGGGTCGAGCGCATACTGCAAATCGACCGCAAGGTGATGCACAAGTCGAGCCGTTCGAACATGCCGAAGTGGCTGTTCGACAAGCTGGTCGCGCAAATGGGCGAAGAAGAAACTCTGTTGCTGGCTGATGGCATGAACCAGCCGGCGCCGCTGGACCTGCGCGTGAACGCCATCAAGGCCAATCGTGACGACGTCATCGCCACCCTGGCCGAGGCGCCGATCCGCGCCACGCCAACGCCGTTCGCGCCGCTGGGCCTGCGCGTGCTGCAAAAGCCGCAGCTGCAAAACCTGCCGCTGTTCAAGGACGGCCATATCGAAGTGCAAGATGAAGGCAGCCAGATCCTGTCGGCCGTGGTTGGCGCCAAGCGCGGCGAGATGGTGGTGGACTTTTGCGCCGGCGCCGGCGGCAAGACGCTGGCACTGGGCGCCACCATGCGCAATACCGGCCGCCTGTATGCGTTCGACGTCTCCGAAAAGCGCCTGGCCAAGCTCAAGCCGCGCCTGGCGCGCAGCGGCTTGTCCAATGTCCACCCGGTGCTGATCGCGCACGAGCGCGATGCCAAGATCAAGCGCCTGGCCGGCAAGATCGACCGCGTGCTGGTCGATGCCCCGTGCTCGGGTCTCGGTACCCTGCGACGCAATCCTGACGTCAAATGGCGCCAGCAGGAAAGCGCTGTCGCGGAAATGCAGACCAAGCAGGCAGCGATCCTGGACGGCGCCGCGCGCCTGCTCAAGGGCGGCGGTCGCCTGGTGTACGCCACCTGCAGCTTCCTCGACGAAGAGAACGACTTCATCGCCAACCAGTTCCTGGCAGCCCA
This is a stretch of genomic DNA from Duganella zoogloeoides. It encodes these proteins:
- a CDS encoding MOSC domain-containing protein: MPITIAHLFLKPARHQPVVEQSAITLTTGVGIAGDIHAHKLSPRQVLVTLAAQLDALAVAPGALYENLVITGAAPADFRPGSAIVIGDAEIRLTMYCEPCQRIAPLVGNLAAVVERRGILGVVAHGGTLRTGDTVTLVPGRYAPLPDSVQQKFCNFVATVPRGRVVRYRDITMAMGVDDSFIRALPGYIKRHLDAGLPLHRIVNGRGQLLAALPQQASKLASEGVPSDVAVDLDSFLWQG
- a CDS encoding barstar family protein, with the translated sequence MTVPANLVQSIRAFRVVELQEEAARLGHHFLYAHPLAGATKQQVLGLIAESFQFPKGIGKNFDGLRETLTTTMAAAGHQEGFLVVLEQLPNAQKFDKEARETLLDVFRDAADYWAEKQVPFRVFYSFE
- a CDS encoding GspE/PulE family protein; the protein is MAAPLDLQDIYNWLLADGMVRKSEVNTLYAHSQAIMKNSPMHPLCAVAHGKLLSAQPPHKLLTLDALCEWMAHRHQLPFIRIDPLKIDFTKVADVMSASYAARFHILPVELTPDMLVVATSDPNATEWEAEIARLSRRAIRRVIANPLDIAQYTTQFFSLAKSIKKANKSNSNELALRNNFEQLVELGKASKQVDANDQHVINIVDWLWQYAFEQRASDIHLEPKRDMASIRFRIDGVLHQVYQVPAVVMIAMTARIKLLGRMDVIEKRRPQDGRIKTRTAGGQEVELRLSTLPTAFGEKLVMRIFDPDVVVKTLPELGFPVDDAARWDSLTRRPHGIILVTGPTGSGKTTTLYTTLKALATSEVNVCTVEDPIEMVEPAFNQMQVHPAIDLTFADGVRALMRQDPDIIMVGEIRDLATAEMAIQAALTGHLVLSTLHTNDAPSAVMRLLELGVPYYLLEATLIGIMAQRLVRTLCDHCKAPDGELADDLWHSLGGAWHMPKPAAIYRAVGCAECRQTGYRGRTGLYELLTVTEQFGEQIREETDVHALRRQAVADGMKPLRIAGALKIAEGATTADEVLKATAALTSRGAAKQAP
- a CDS encoding spermine/spermidine synthase domain-containing protein — its product is MLIKRKSIEKEESSRPARKPKFAPVTLSEQDGVRYLHFGTEWVQGAMRIRKPNWPELEYAQQMMAAMLWQEQPRHLAQLGLGTATLTKFSYTTFPDATITAVELNPSVIAICESMFKLPPNDARLRVLEMDALDFVNDEANAGTIDALQVDLYDATARGPVLDSAEFYQACNRCLTDDGIMTVNLFGDHPSYARNIKAIKFAFAQVICLPEVHDGNVVAIAFKRQRAIDLEALTARAAQILADTKLPAKSWVKGIAASLTK
- the purN gene encoding phosphoribosylglycinamide formyltransferase, coding for MKNIVILISGRGSNMEAIVRAAQAERWPARIAAVISNRADAGGLEFAAAHGIATAVVSNKDYVSREAFDAALQTVIDGYAPDLVVLAGFMRILTPGFVDHYAGRMLNIHPSLLPLFPGLHTHAQALAAGVTEHGATVHFVTAELDHGPAVAQARVPVLPGDTPDTLSARVLVQEHTLYPQAVRDFVDGKLTMAQEHTQVLEH
- a CDS encoding RsmB/NOP family class I SAM-dependent RNA methyltransferase, whose amino-acid sequence is MRLPPAILANAEEVLREILRFAAPADTTLSRYFKDHPRLGGRERGAVAECVYNVLRNKSFYTDFSEAGGGATMRRLTLLGMADAVGVESLGGLTDDEVQWVERILQIDRKVMHKSSRSNMPKWLFDKLVAQMGEEETLLLADGMNQPAPLDLRVNAIKANRDDVIATLAEAPIRATPTPFAPLGLRVLQKPQLQNLPLFKDGHIEVQDEGSQILSAVVGAKRGEMVVDFCAGAGGKTLALGATMRNTGRLYAFDVSEKRLAKLKPRLARSGLSNVHPVLIAHERDAKIKRLAGKIDRVLVDAPCSGLGTLRRNPDVKWRQQESAVAEMQTKQAAILDGAARLLKGGGRLVYATCSFLDEENDFIANQFLAAHPDFELVPMSKVLAEQKIDLEMGDFLKLLPHKHQTDGFFAAVFERKPMAKKAAPVQEEAEEE
- a CDS encoding glycine zipper 2TM domain-containing protein, which translates into the protein MSLHTKLIAAALCVSALPFAQVASAADFEDYGRVVRVTPQVEQINRPRQECRTEYVQVQQPPPQRGVGGAIIGGLIGGLAGNQVGGGSGRSAATAAGAIAGAVIGDRTENSNVPNSGGYQEQQVKQCRTVDHWESRTSGYQVTYEYRGRNYTDVMSYDPGERLRLRVAIEPMQR